A stretch of DNA from Sulfurovum zhangzhouensis:
TTACTTTGATAGGAAGATTCCTATCGGCATAAAATGGGAGGGCATTATACCCAAATTTTCTGAAGTATTTCTAAAGCACATAATACTTAGAGCTTCTAACCTCACTTATGATACAATCAATTCCAACAAAAAAAGGCAGGTTGTAAGCACGTGGATCAAGTTACAGAGATACTCTCCAATAAGAAAAAACTCCTCACTGAAGTCTATTTTGATCTGCAGCTCTACTTTGAAGAAAAGTACGGTAAAGACGCACTGGTACTGATGGAAATCGGTACCTTCTTTGAAGTCTATGAAGTCAACAATGATACACTGAAAATAGGGAAAGCAAAAGAGATCGCCGAACTGCTGAATATCCAGCTCACAAGAAAAAGCAAAGCGATCCTGGAAAACTCAGTGAACAATCCCCTGCTTGCAGGAGTTCCTGCCGTTTCTCTCGATCGTTACCTCTCACGGCTCATTGCTACCAAAAAGTACACCATCATTGTCGTCAAACAAAAAGGCGAGATGCCTAATGTCAAGCGTTATGTCTCCAACATCATCTCCCCGGGTACAAACTTCGAGTATCTCAGCGAGCCTACCGAAAACAATATCGTCTCTTTGCTGATCGATGAAAATGCCGGGATCTTCTCGGTAGGATATGCAGCGATCGATGTGAGTACAGGAAAGACCATTGCCAATGAGATACACTCCACCCGCGATGACAAGACTTATGCACTTGACGAAGCTTTTAACCTGCTTCAGACCTATACGACCTCTGAGGTGATCGTCACCCTTGAAAGCAAAGAGATAGACAAAGAGTGGCTGATCCACTACCTGGAACTTGGTTCTTTGCATCATACTGTCAATACAAAACGCTTCAAAGTCTCTTATCAAAATGAACTCTTTAGCAGGGTTTTTGAGATCAATTCTTTTTTAAGTGCTATCGAATACCTTGATCTGGAACGTCATCCCTACACCACAGAGGCACTGGCTATATTGATTGATTTCATTATCGAGCATGATGAGAGCATTATTGAAAAGATGAACAAACCACAGTTCCTTGGATCCAACCGCTATATGTATATCGGTAACAATGCCATGGAACAGCTCTCAGTTATCTCACGTGATCCCAGTGATGTCACCCTGCTGGATCTAATCGACAAAACCTCTACGGCATTTGGGAAACGTCTTCTTAAAGAACGCCTGCTTAATCCCATTTGCGATAAAGCACTCCTTGAAGAGCGTTACGATCTGACCGAACAGCTTCTACCTAGTATCGACCGTTTTGAAACACACCTCAAACAGATCTATGATCTTGAGCGTATCACACGACGTATCAAACTACGTAAACTCCACCCTGTAGAGTTGACCTATATTTCCATGTCCTTGGAATCCATTTTAAAATTGATCGAAGATGCGCAGTCAAGCGGGCTGGAGATCGATGAAAAGCTCTATGATGAAGTCCGGGAAATGTCCACAGTACTTGAAGAGACCTTTGAACTAGATGTCTGTGCAAGGTTCAGGATCGAACAGATCAATGACAATATCTTTAAAAACGGTGTCTACCCTGCCATTGACACCATTGTAAAGAGCCAACAAAAAGAACTTGACAAGATGGACCAGGTAGCAGTGCATGTTGAGTCACTTTTTGAAAAAGACAAGCTTTTCAACGGGACGACTAAATACACTACTGTCAATTATCTGGACAGCGAAGGATATTTCCTCAATCTTACCAAAAACCGTTTTATGATGATCGAAAAGGCGCTCAAAGAGTCATTTGTCACCATTGACAATGAGCATCACTTCTTCAAAGATTTCTCCTATAGACACCTCAAAAATGCCGTGAAAATGCAAGCGCCGCTTTTTGAGGATATCACCCGTAACTTTGAGACCGCTCAGGTACAACTGGTCTCCTTGGTCAAACAGCGTTATGTTGAGAGTTTGGACCTTTTGGAAAACCGCTTTTCACTCCTGCTTGAAAAACTCATTGCGTTTATTGCGAACATTGATGTGGCAATCTCCAATGCCAAATGTGCAAAAAGCATGAACCTTACACGTCCGATCATCGAGGAAGGTAACTTCTATGAAGCGATCGGCCTGCGTCACCCTATCATTGAAGCCAATGACGAACGTGGGATCTATGTGCCAAATGACCTCTTTTTGGGTGCCAACAATAGTACGGGACATAACCACATCACACTAAATGCAAGTAACGGCGAGGATGTACTGGGGATCTTGCTCTATGGGATCAACTCCTCAGGAAAGTCTTCACTGATGAAGAGTGTTGGACTGAGTGTCATTCTAGCACAGGCAGGATTCTATGTCCCTGCAGTGGAACTTCGTTTTGGATTGTATGACAAGCTCTTTACACGTATCGTTTCAAAAGACAACCTCTATAAGGGGCTGTCAACTTTTAGTGTTGAGATGATGGAACTCAAGAATATCTTTAATAGAGCCAATGCACGTTCACTGATCCTGGGGGATGAGATCTCTCAAGGGACCGAAACAGAGTCGGCACTTGCCATCGTTTCTGCAGCCATTCTCAAGCTTATCTCTTTAGGATCAACCTTTATCTTCGCCAGCCACCTTCATCAACTTGGCCAAATACAGAATCTTCAGGGACTCAAGCACCTTATTTTCCTGCATCTGGGTATCCAGTATGATGATGAAAGCGACAGACTGATCTACAACCGAGTACTGCAGCTTGGCATGGGAGACAGCCTCTATGGACTGGAATTTGCAAAATCTCTTCATATGGATAGTGAGTTTCTCAAAACCGCCCAGGAGATCAGAGAGAACCTTAACCATTCACAAAGTGATATCAAACGCTTAAGCCGTCAAAAAAGAAGCAAATACAACAAAGAGCTCTATCTTGGAAAATGTGCTTTGTGTGATGCAGCCGTAGATGATGTTCACCACATTACAGAACAAAAAGAGGCTAATGAGAGCGGTCATATCGACCACTTCCACAAGAACCATAAGTACAACCTCATTCCTTTGTGTAAAAAACACCATACAATGGTCCATGAAGGCAAGATCATGATCTCAGGGTTTGTGATGACAAGCGAGGGGCTGAAACTGCATTACGAGATTAAAGAATAGTGATGTTCAGCCTGTAGTGTCATTCTAATAGATATGAACCTTATTGTAACTCTTCTTAAAAAAGTTTAAAATTATTTATACATTATTTAACACATATAACACAGCATAAAGTATAATCCATTTCCTAAACTAACTAAAGGAAAAATACAATGGAAATCATGGTAGCTGTATACAGTACTGTTCTAGTGATTGGCTCGGGGATGTTTGTATTCTTTAATACAGGTAGTCGTAAGCACTAAGATCAACCAGGTATGATACAACAAGTATCATACTTCTTCCCGCACATCTTCCTAAACATTCTATTCAACCGTTATTTACAATACACTCTTTGATACCAATGACACTTCAGTATACATCCCAAAAGACTTAACAATAATTTACGTATTTTTAAAAAATATTTATAAATTGCCGATACCCTAAAAGAAGTTTCCGGGTATCTGAAATCGGCACTGGCGAAAGTATTATAAAAAGAATAAAAGTGTTTACTTCTTTGGAGTAATGTACATATTAATGTAGCGACCTTCCTGGTGCGCATCTTTTTCAAGTATTCCGATATCTTCTAACATCGGCCATACACGTTGCAGTACTTCGATACCCCACTCAGGATGCGCCATTTCACGCCCTTTAAGGAAAACTCTTAGTTTCACATGTTTTCCTTTCTCTAGGAACTCTCTGGCATGCTTCACTTTAAAGTTGATATCGTTTTCAGCGATCTTACAAGAGAACTTCACCTCTTTAATTTCGATCTTCTTCTGATTTTTACGGGCTTCTTTTTTCTTTTTCTCAAGCTCGTATTTATGTTTGCCAAAATCCATGACTTTTGCGACAGGGGGTTTTGCATCTGGTGACATCAATACGAGGTCAAGTCCCTTCGCTTCAGCGATTTGGAGTGCTTCTTCTTTTGTGATGATGCCAAACTGCTCTCCGTCATCACCTACTACTCTCAATTCACTTGCTCTGATAGCGTCATTCATGATGACTTCATCACCCTTTTTTCTTCCCCTAGTTCTGTCGTTTTGTCTACTCAAATTTTACCTTTTTGTAATTCTTGTGTTAATTCTACCATAAATTCGTCTTGCGTAAGATTATACTGTTCTCTGCTTCTTCTGTTACGGATTGCCACAGATTTGTTGGCTACTTCTTCGTCTCCGATGATCGCAACATACGGTACTCTCTGCTTCTCGGCTGTACGGATACGTTTGTTTAGTGAATCGTTCTTATCATATACCTCTGCATCGATTCCTTCAAGCATCAATGTTTTCTTCAACTCATTTGCATAATCAACATGGTTCTCTGCGATCGGAACGAAGATCACCTGTGTCGGAGCGATGAAGAATGGAAACTCTCCTGCAAAGTGCTCAGTCAAGATCGCAATGAAACGCTCAAATGATCCAAGGATCGCTCTGTGAAGCATTACAGGCTGTTTACGTGTATTGTCCTCAGCCACATACTCTACTTCAAATCTCTGTGGAAGGTTAAAGTCAACCTGAATCGTACCACACTGCCATTTACGTCCGAGTGCATCCGTGATCTTCACGTCGATCTTCGGACCATAGAACGCACCGCCACCCTCATCGATCGTATATGGAAGGTTGTTCTCTTCAAGTGCATCTTTAAGCCCTTGTGTCGCAAGCTCCCATACAGCATCCTCACCGATCGCTTTTTCAGGTTTTGTTGCAACTTCCATGGTATAGTTGAATCCAAAGAGCTGCATAACACTGTCAACAAACTCAACTACCTCGATCACCTCTGATGCGATCTGCTCAGGCGTACAGAAGATGTGCGCATCATCCTGAGTGAACTCTCTTACACGAAGCAGTCCGTGAAGTACACCTGATTTCTCATGTCTGTGTACTACTCCGTACTCATAGAAACGAAGCGGAAGGTCACGGTAGCTCTTTTGTGTCTGTTTGAATATCTGGATATGTCCGATACAGTTCATCGGTTTGATCCCATACTCTTGCTCATCGATCTCAGTGAGGTACATATTTTCACCATAACATGCATAGTGTCCTGATGTTCTCCACATATCTGATTTCAAGATCTCAGGTCCACGTACAGGCTGATACCCTCTTACACGGTGTGCTTTATGAAGGATCTCTTCAAGTTTTACACGAAGTTTCGCCCCTTTTGGCATCCAGAACGGCAGACCTGCACCCGCTTCTTCATTGAACATAAAAAGTTCCATCTCGGTACCGATCTTACGGTGGTCACGCTTCTTTGCCTCTTCCAGCATATCAAGGTGCGCTTTAAGAGACTCTTTGTCCGCAAAAGCGATCCCGTAGATACGTGTAAGCATCTCCGCTTTCTCATCACCGCCCAGGTAAGCACCTGCTACACGTGTAAGCTTGAAGTTGTTCAGAAATCTCAATGCAGGTACGTGAGGTCCGCGGCAAAGATCTTCGAACTCTCCTTGCTTGTAGATAGAAAGCGTATTATCTTCGATCCTTCTCATTACGGCTTGCTTGAGATCATCGTTCGCGAACTTCTTGATCGCTTCATCTTTACTGATCTCGTACTTTTCGATCTTATACTTTTTCTTGATAAGATCTTTCATTTTCTTCTCGATCGTTTTAAGATCCTCTTCGCCGATCTTCTGATCTACTCTGAAGTCATAGTAGAATCCTTCATCCACTACCGGTCCGACAAAGAACTGTGAATTAGGATAGAGTTCAGTGATCGCCTGTGCCATCAAGTGTGCTGTAGAGTGGCGGATGATCTCCAGTGCTTTCTCGCTGTTGTCATACTCGATAGGTGTTAATCCCGCTGTCTCTTCTGCACTCTGTGTATCGATGATGTTGTTGTCGTTATCCAAATATCCGATAATATTTTCGCTCAAAATATACCCTTAAATATAGTATGAAATACGTAATATACGTTAAAATGGGCTAATTATAGCCAAAAATATCTCAAAGCCTCTGAAGCTTTTAGTTCGAGATACTTTTTTGTTCCTCTGTAAGATCTTCATAGAACATATGATACACATTTGGACTCTTCTTAGCGATATACATCGCTTCATCGGCAAACTTGCTTAGCATCATCTCTGAACGGTTATCATCAGGGAAGGTACTGATACCGATACTCAGTTCGATCGGTACCGTGATCCCCTCAAACTCAAATTTCCCGATCACCGCTTGCTCCAGTTTCTCTACGAATTTAGCCAAGAAGACCTTTTTCCTGCGCGTGATGATTACAAATTCATCCCCTCCAAGCCTTGCGAGGAAATCCTGCTCACCCAGATAGTTCGTCAATCTTCTAACCACCTCTTTGAGTACCTCATCACCGATGTGGTGACCATGTGTATCATTGATCACTTTGAACTTATTGAGATCGATGAACATAAGCGCAAAGAACTCCCTACTCTTGATCGCACTTCTTATCTCCTCTTTATAGACCTTTCTGTTAGCCACACCGGTCAGTTCATCATGTCTTGCATCCTGTGCGGTGGTACTTAATACCTCTGTAAGCTCCTCATTCTTTGCATGCATTTGAACGATATACTTGAGATAAAAGAGCGGGACCAGGAACGTCGTCATCGCAAATGCGATAAGGATATCATAGTGATCTTTCCAATATGTAGAATATAGCAACAGTGTAACCCATGAAAGCGCGGCACCGATAATGCTTGTATAGAAGTACACGATCCCGAAACTGGAACCGGATAACATCACCAGCCAGACATAAAACGGCAGAAAGTAGATCCCATACTGTTCAAACATCATTACCAGCATTGTCAATACTGCCACATCCAGCAATACCACTACACTCTTACGTATCGCGATAGCACGCTGTGGATAGCGCACCAAAAATGCATAATGCAGTAACGAAAATAAAAATAGACCGCCAAGCATTATGCTGATCATAAACATCTCTTTGACAACATCACTTCCTATCTGTCCAAAAAGAAGGAAACTCAAAAAGGTCAATACCCCTATCACCGCCAGTCTTGTTCCGGCATACTTCTTCTCTACCTGATAATAGATATTTTTTGTGATCACTGCCACTCCTGATATCGAAATAATTTATAATTTGTGTTCCATTATACCATAACTCAATTACTTAGCCATTTCTTGGGCAGCTTCAGTAGTCCGGGCAATGAGGACTATTCACATGATGGTTAACTACATCAGAAGGAATAAAAAAAATTATTATAAAATGATATTTTTAATTATAAGGGTTATCTACTTGCTTTTCAACAGTTATGAATTTATTTTTGCCTTTTTACCTTTCACTTTTTTTGTCTATTTTTATCTCAACAAAAAAAGGCTAACCGAGGCAGCAAAAGGGTTTGTGGTAGCTGCCTCTCTTTTCTTTTATAGCTGGTGGAACATTGTCTACCTACCTCTTATCCTGGGCTCAATACTTTTTAACTACATTATCGGTAAGTCTCTTTCCAAAAAGAATGAACTGCATCGCGTCAGTAAGAAGTCTCTTCTTACTGTTGGCATTATCGCCAATGTCTCTCTGCTTGGTTATTACAAATATTCTGATTTTTTCATTTCAAATATCAACCGAGTAGCGGATTCGGAAATCTCTTTACTGCATCTCACTTTGCCATTGGCAATCTCATTTTTCACCTTCCAGCAAATAGCCTACCTGGTAGACAGCTATAGAGGTCAATGTCATGAATATGATTTTATAAACTATGCCGCATTCGTTACCTTTTTCCCACAGCTGATTGCAGGTCCGATCGTCCACCACAAGGAGATGATGCCACAATTCGCCAGATCCCGAAACAAAGTTATTAACTATGAAAACATCGCCAAAGGACTCTTTATCTTTTCCATAGGCCTTTTTAAAAAGGTCATTATCGCAGATACCTTCGCCACATGGGCTACAGCCGGTTTTGACAAGGTAGCATCATTGAACTTCTTTGAAGCGTGGGCTACGAGTTATTTCTACACTTTCCAGCTTTACTTTGACTTCAGCGGCTATACCGACATGGCCATTGGAGCGGCACTGCTCTTCAATATAAAACTGCCGTTGAACTTCAACTCTCCATATAAAGCCACATCACTGATCGATTTTTGGCATCGATGGCACATGACATTAACGAGATTTGTCAATGCTTATATTTTCAATCCCATTGTCCGTTCGTATAAAACGTACACTTATTCAAAAGGAATGCTGGCTATCTTTATAAGTATGGTAATTATCGGTTTTTGGCATGGTGCAAGCTGGATGTTTGTATT
This window harbors:
- a CDS encoding MutS-related protein; the encoded protein is MDQVTEILSNKKKLLTEVYFDLQLYFEEKYGKDALVLMEIGTFFEVYEVNNDTLKIGKAKEIAELLNIQLTRKSKAILENSVNNPLLAGVPAVSLDRYLSRLIATKKYTIIVVKQKGEMPNVKRYVSNIISPGTNFEYLSEPTENNIVSLLIDENAGIFSVGYAAIDVSTGKTIANEIHSTRDDKTYALDEAFNLLQTYTTSEVIVTLESKEIDKEWLIHYLELGSLHHTVNTKRFKVSYQNELFSRVFEINSFLSAIEYLDLERHPYTTEALAILIDFIIEHDESIIEKMNKPQFLGSNRYMYIGNNAMEQLSVISRDPSDVTLLDLIDKTSTAFGKRLLKERLLNPICDKALLEERYDLTEQLLPSIDRFETHLKQIYDLERITRRIKLRKLHPVELTYISMSLESILKLIEDAQSSGLEIDEKLYDEVREMSTVLEETFELDVCARFRIEQINDNIFKNGVYPAIDTIVKSQQKELDKMDQVAVHVESLFEKDKLFNGTTKYTTVNYLDSEGYFLNLTKNRFMMIEKALKESFVTIDNEHHFFKDFSYRHLKNAVKMQAPLFEDITRNFETAQVQLVSLVKQRYVESLDLLENRFSLLLEKLIAFIANIDVAISNAKCAKSMNLTRPIIEEGNFYEAIGLRHPIIEANDERGIYVPNDLFLGANNSTGHNHITLNASNGEDVLGILLYGINSSGKSSLMKSVGLSVILAQAGFYVPAVELRFGLYDKLFTRIVSKDNLYKGLSTFSVEMMELKNIFNRANARSLILGDEISQGTETESALAIVSAAILKLISLGSTFIFASHLHQLGQIQNLQGLKHLIFLHLGIQYDDESDRLIYNRVLQLGMGDSLYGLEFAKSLHMDSEFLKTAQEIRENLNHSQSDIKRLSRQKRSKYNKELYLGKCALCDAAVDDVHHITEQKEANESGHIDHFHKNHKYNLIPLCKKHHTMVHEGKIMISGFVMTSEGLKLHYEIKE
- the infC gene encoding translation initiation factor IF-3 — translated: MSRQNDRTRGRKKGDEVIMNDAIRASELRVVGDDGEQFGIITKEEALQIAEAKGLDLVLMSPDAKPPVAKVMDFGKHKYELEKKKKEARKNQKKIEIKEVKFSCKIAENDINFKVKHAREFLEKGKHVKLRVFLKGREMAHPEWGIEVLQRVWPMLEDIGILEKDAHQEGRYINMYITPKK
- the thrS gene encoding threonine--tRNA ligase → MSENIIGYLDNDNNIIDTQSAEETAGLTPIEYDNSEKALEIIRHSTAHLMAQAITELYPNSQFFVGPVVDEGFYYDFRVDQKIGEEDLKTIEKKMKDLIKKKYKIEKYEISKDEAIKKFANDDLKQAVMRRIEDNTLSIYKQGEFEDLCRGPHVPALRFLNNFKLTRVAGAYLGGDEKAEMLTRIYGIAFADKESLKAHLDMLEEAKKRDHRKIGTEMELFMFNEEAGAGLPFWMPKGAKLRVKLEEILHKAHRVRGYQPVRGPEILKSDMWRTSGHYACYGENMYLTEIDEQEYGIKPMNCIGHIQIFKQTQKSYRDLPLRFYEYGVVHRHEKSGVLHGLLRVREFTQDDAHIFCTPEQIASEVIEVVEFVDSVMQLFGFNYTMEVATKPEKAIGEDAVWELATQGLKDALEENNLPYTIDEGGGAFYGPKIDVKITDALGRKWQCGTIQVDFNLPQRFEVEYVAEDNTRKQPVMLHRAILGSFERFIAILTEHFAGEFPFFIAPTQVIFVPIAENHVDYANELKKTLMLEGIDAEVYDKNDSLNKRIRTAEKQRVPYVAIIGDEEVANKSVAIRNRRSREQYNLTQDEFMVELTQELQKGKI
- a CDS encoding GGDEF domain-containing protein, whose amino-acid sequence is MITKNIYYQVEKKYAGTRLAVIGVLTFLSFLLFGQIGSDVVKEMFMISIMLGGLFLFSLLHYAFLVRYPQRAIAIRKSVVVLLDVAVLTMLVMMFEQYGIYFLPFYVWLVMLSGSSFGIVYFYTSIIGAALSWVTLLLYSTYWKDHYDILIAFAMTTFLVPLFYLKYIVQMHAKNEELTEVLSTTAQDARHDELTGVANRKVYKEEIRSAIKSREFFALMFIDLNKFKVINDTHGHHIGDEVLKEVVRRLTNYLGEQDFLARLGGDEFVIITRRKKVFLAKFVEKLEQAVIGKFEFEGITVPIELSIGISTFPDDNRSEMMLSKFADEAMYIAKKSPNVYHMFYEDLTEEQKSISN
- a CDS encoding MBOAT family O-acyltransferase, translated to MLFNSYEFIFAFLPFTFFVYFYLNKKRLTEAAKGFVVAASLFFYSWWNIVYLPLILGSILFNYIIGKSLSKKNELHRVSKKSLLTVGIIANVSLLGYYKYSDFFISNINRVADSEISLLHLTLPLAISFFTFQQIAYLVDSYRGQCHEYDFINYAAFVTFFPQLIAGPIVHHKEMMPQFARSRNKVINYENIAKGLFIFSIGLFKKVIIADTFATWATAGFDKVASLNFFEAWATSYFYTFQLYFDFSGYTDMAIGAALLFNIKLPLNFNSPYKATSLIDFWHRWHMTLTRFVNAYIFNPIVRSYKTYTYSKGMLAIFISMVIIGFWHGASWMFVFFGSLHGVGLVINHIWKKLVKIQLPKLVGWFLTFNFFNISVIFFRAKEWDDAMKVLGGMLGLHGIVFPYMLASPLSFLSDYGVEFGNWVPSINGNKWILVWLAGCFIIILAFKNSNEKLDTFVLNYKTAIFTGICFISSLLYFDTISDFLYFNF